Proteins encoded by one window of Candidatus Paceibacterota bacterium:
- a CDS encoding ABC transporter ATP-binding protein — protein MNNIIEVKNLGKKYTINHHRGSYVALRDILTAIMKSPFKFLKKKAKEIAGIDTKEDFWALKDVSFNIEPGEVVGVIGRNGAGKSTLLKILTGITPPTTGEIRMKGKVASLLEVGTGFHPELTGRENIFLNGAILGMTKKEIVEKFDEIVAFAGIDKFLDTPVKYYSSGMYVRLAFSVAAHMEPDILLVDEVLAVGDAEFQKKCLGKMEEVTKKSGRTILFVSHNMAAIQSLCKKCILLEKGTVKMVGETKEVVTHYLNDKSGNTTSISLTDKNIGNDIAKLLGARMVYKTGEEATFVFSDKEVGVEMDFEVLQSNQNLVPNIHIFTRAGEYAFISHSDLDVKLNNTGKHRATAWIPANLLNEGTYIVGIALSTMIPLKVHFYAQEALVFQVMTNLDTAKKNDFNQRIPGVVRPKLNWNIK, from the coding sequence ATGAACAACATTATAGAAGTAAAAAATTTAGGAAAAAAATACACGATTAACCATCACCGTGGAAGTTATGTAGCACTCCGAGATATCCTCACTGCTATTATGAAGAGTCCATTTAAGTTCCTAAAAAAGAAAGCAAAGGAAATAGCTGGTATCGACACAAAAGAAGATTTTTGGGCACTTAAAGACGTCAGCTTTAATATTGAGCCAGGAGAAGTGGTTGGGGTAATTGGAAGAAATGGCGCCGGCAAATCGACCCTCCTGAAAATACTTACAGGAATAACACCACCAACAACTGGTGAAATCAGAATGAAAGGGAAAGTTGCTTCCCTGCTTGAGGTTGGAACCGGTTTCCACCCAGAGCTTACGGGTAGAGAAAATATTTTTCTAAACGGCGCCATCCTAGGAATGACAAAAAAAGAAATCGTTGAAAAATTTGACGAAATTGTCGCCTTTGCAGGTATTGATAAATTCCTCGATACGCCCGTTAAGTACTATTCTAGTGGAATGTACGTACGTCTCGCATTTTCTGTTGCAGCACACATGGAACCAGACATACTTTTAGTTGACGAGGTACTTGCTGTTGGTGACGCAGAATTCCAAAAAAAATGTCTTGGTAAGATGGAAGAGGTTACAAAAAAATCCGGAAGAACGATTCTCTTTGTGAGTCATAACATGGCTGCAATCCAGAGTTTATGCAAAAAATGTATTCTCCTTGAAAAAGGAACAGTAAAAATGGTTGGGGAAACAAAAGAGGTTGTGACACACTATCTTAATGATAAAAGTGGAAACACAACATCGATAAGTCTTACGGACAAAAACATAGGTAATGACATTGCAAAACTTCTTGGGGCAAGAATGGTGTACAAAACGGGAGAGGAGGCCACATTTGTTTTTTCCGACAAAGAGGTTGGTGTAGAAATGGATTTTGAAGTATTACAAAGCAATCAAAACTTAGTTCCTAACATACATATCTTCACGAGAGCTGGTGAGTATGCTTTTATTAGCCATTCTGACTTAGATGTAAAATTAAACAACACTGGGAAACATCGTGCTACTGCTTGGATACCTGCAAACTTACTAAACGAAGGAACATACATAGTCGGAATCGCTCTCTCAACAATGATTCCTCTTAAGGTGCATTTTTATGCTCAAGAAGCTTTAGTTTTCCAGGTTATGACAAATCTTGACACCGCAAAAAAGAATGATTTTAACCAACGTATACCTGGAGTAGTACGCCCTAAATTAAACTGGAATATTAAATAA
- a CDS encoding CmcI family methyltransferase, with the protein MKIIKNYYYLIRNKILKHFIGAYNIWDIYGGHFKVTYRGIPTLKCPFDYVMYQMIISELKPDLVIEIGTNFGGTSLYIADLMEAIGHGEVHTIDIEDRTEKTLKQHPRIKLFTNGWKNYDLENTSKFLKIIVIDDASHIYEDTLETIKTFSKIIPVGSYLIIEDGIVTRLKRAKLLNGGPLRAIEDFMKTNDCFVVDNKYCNMFGEDTTFNTKGYLKRIK; encoded by the coding sequence ATGAAGATAATAAAAAATTATTATTATTTAATCAGAAATAAAATCCTAAAACATTTTATAGGAGCATATAACATTTGGGATATATATGGTGGGCATTTTAAGGTAACTTATCGAGGCATACCGACACTTAAATGTCCCTTTGATTATGTAATGTACCAAATGATAATATCTGAACTTAAGCCAGACCTTGTTATTGAAATTGGAACCAATTTTGGTGGAACATCTCTATATATTGCCGATTTAATGGAGGCAATAGGGCATGGTGAAGTCCACACAATAGACATAGAAGATCGTACAGAAAAAACATTAAAACAACATCCACGCATAAAACTATTTACAAATGGCTGGAAAAATTACGATCTGGAAAATACCAGTAAATTCTTAAAAATAATAGTTATCGACGATGCTTCACATATATACGAAGACACACTAGAGACAATAAAAACTTTCTCTAAAATAATACCAGTGGGATCATACTTAATAATTGAGGATGGAATTGTAACTAGACTCAAAAGAGCTAAGTTGCTTAATGGCGGACCACTACGAGCAATTGAAGATTTTATGAAAACAAATGACTGTTTCGTAGTTGATAATAAATATTGCAATATGTTTGGAGAAGATACAACTTTTAATACCAAGGGGTATCTTAAAAGAATAAAATAA
- a CDS encoding glycosyltransferase: MTKVFIGMPVYNGERFLKEALDSLREQTFTDWEIFISDDASKDNTATICNDFAKKDSRISYFKQKENIGMFANYKFVMDKANAEYFMWAAQDDLWEKEYLETCIEHFNKNKNLGLVTTCTIAIDSFGRTLMKAHWMKNLSGNPGHLQVSKYVFQPEILGKCNLMYSLFKTEAVKSTWNAYPQRNVWGQDYMFSLAAISRFGVIVDEKTLFKKRLGGASSPQLSIKKSDEVVTAMNFKNPKNHMFPFGRFQSYLNGHIEAVDKTTYKLLVATILFIRLPRALIIHIKERSIKNYIQRLIKKLL, encoded by the coding sequence ATGACTAAAGTATTTATAGGAATGCCTGTATACAACGGGGAACGCTTTCTAAAAGAAGCACTGGATTCTTTACGTGAGCAAACATTCACTGATTGGGAAATTTTTATTTCTGATGATGCTTCAAAAGACAACACTGCAACAATATGTAATGATTTTGCAAAAAAAGATTCCCGGATTTCATACTTTAAGCAAAAAGAAAATATTGGGATGTTTGCAAACTACAAATTTGTCATGGATAAAGCAAATGCGGAATACTTTATGTGGGCGGCGCAAGACGATTTGTGGGAAAAGGAATATCTGGAAACATGCATAGAACATTTTAACAAGAACAAAAACCTTGGACTTGTTACAACCTGTACGATAGCAATCGACTCCTTTGGTCGTACATTAATGAAGGCTCACTGGATGAAAAACCTCTCTGGTAATCCAGGGCATTTACAGGTCTCTAAATATGTTTTTCAACCAGAAATACTTGGTAAGTGTAATTTAATGTACTCACTCTTTAAAACAGAAGCTGTAAAAAGTACCTGGAATGCATACCCACAAAGAAATGTTTGGGGGCAAGACTACATGTTTAGCTTAGCTGCGATTAGCAGGTTTGGTGTTATTGTTGATGAAAAAACGTTATTTAAAAAAAGGCTTGGTGGAGCATCTAGTCCACAGTTATCTATAAAAAAAAGCGATGAAGTAGTAACCGCAATGAACTTTAAGAACCCTAAAAATCACATGTTCCCTTTTGGTCGATTTCAATCATATCTTAACGGGCACATAGAGGCCGTAGATAAAACCACGTACAAACTATTAGTTGCCACCATTCTTTTTATCCGCCTACCACGAGCACTTATCATTCATATTAAAGAAAGGAGTATCAAAAACTATATTCAGAGATTAATAAAAAAATTATTATGA
- a CDS encoding alpha-1,2-fucosyltransferase yields the protein MKKIVVKLNGGLCNQIFQYAFARALSDRKKVGFSLDITPFSTYYTADPYGLSKFNIKENIAKNSGLFGFIWLRKHNSFFNFIYHRLRLKNIIKFWYYQEKSFRYDPETFTSKASYYEGFWQTEKYFKNIEGDIRKEITLRAPLSPHSKDILKKIEETTAISIHVRRYASEHITPWHGFCSEEYYLSAIKKILTSSHNPHFFIFSDNYNWVLENFVPKLKSLNIQFTLVNNDNDKNAEDLILMSKCKHHIIANSSFSWWGAWLNPNKEKIVIAPKKWFAHAPKNDTSDLIPEEWIRM from the coding sequence ATGAAAAAAATAGTAGTAAAACTTAATGGTGGTCTATGCAACCAAATATTTCAATATGCTTTTGCGCGCGCATTATCGGACAGAAAAAAAGTTGGGTTTTCTTTAGACATAACACCTTTCTCTACTTATTACACAGCTGATCCATATGGATTATCAAAGTTTAATATTAAAGAAAATATTGCAAAAAATTCAGGTCTGTTTGGTTTTATTTGGCTAAGAAAACATAATTCATTTTTCAATTTTATATACCACCGTCTAAGACTAAAAAATATAATAAAGTTTTGGTATTACCAAGAAAAATCTTTCAGATACGACCCTGAAACATTCACGTCTAAAGCTTCTTATTATGAAGGTTTTTGGCAAACAGAAAAATATTTTAAAAATATTGAAGGCGACATAAGGAAAGAGATAACATTAAGGGCGCCACTTTCGCCACACAGTAAAGATATATTAAAAAAGATTGAAGAAACTACCGCTATATCAATTCATGTTCGTAGATATGCGTCAGAACACATTACACCTTGGCATGGTTTCTGCTCAGAAGAATATTATCTGAGTGCTATCAAAAAAATACTAACATCTTCACACAATCCACATTTTTTTATTTTCTCTGACAATTATAACTGGGTCTTGGAAAACTTTGTACCAAAACTAAAATCATTAAACATTCAATTCACCTTAGTAAACAACGATAACGATAAAAACGCCGAGGATTTAATACTAATGTCAAAATGCAAACATCATATTATCGCTAACAGTAGCTTTAGTTGGTGGGGTGCATGGCTTAACCCAAATAAAGAAAAAATTGTTATTGCCCCAAAAAAATGGTTCGCCCATGCCCCAAAAAACGATACGAGCGACCTAATCCCCGAAGAGTGGATAAGGATGTAA
- a CDS encoding GDP-mannose 4,6-dehydratase: MNDEENITKKYKGKEVLITGGLGFIGSNLAHQLVFLGAKVTILDNLAPLYGGNIFNINGIEDKVLLVMGDIRDQELIEKLVLGKDFIFNLAAQVSPIDSGNIPFDDLEINCKGYLTILESCRKLNKEAKIVFPSSRLALGKITENPVTENHPANPLNLYGAHKLTNEKYSFLYNKNYGLNTVVLRITNPYGERQQIKHSKYSVPGWFMRLAMEGKTINIFGDGTQKRDYIHISDLVEALLQAGINQTTNGELYNCGVGKSVELKEMVELIVRIVGSGNIEHVSWPENYKNEETGNFENDMSKFYKDTGWKPKTSLEDGLTKMFEYYKKHKDKYILG, encoded by the coding sequence ATGAACGATGAAGAAAATATCACAAAAAAATATAAAGGGAAGGAGGTCTTAATAACTGGTGGTTTAGGGTTTATTGGGAGCAACTTGGCACATCAGCTTGTTTTCCTTGGAGCAAAAGTTACGATATTAGATAATTTGGCACCTCTTTACGGTGGAAATATTTTTAATATAAATGGAATCGAAGATAAAGTGTTGTTGGTAATGGGGGATATTAGAGATCAAGAACTAATAGAGAAACTCGTTCTTGGTAAAGATTTTATTTTTAATTTAGCCGCCCAAGTAAGTCCTATTGATAGCGGAAATATCCCTTTTGATGATCTTGAGATAAATTGCAAAGGTTACTTGACCATATTAGAGTCGTGTCGAAAATTAAACAAAGAAGCAAAGATAGTATTTCCAAGTTCTCGTTTGGCGTTAGGAAAAATTACAGAAAATCCCGTAACGGAAAATCATCCAGCAAATCCTCTCAACCTATATGGTGCACATAAACTTACAAATGAAAAATATTCTTTTCTGTATAATAAAAACTATGGATTAAATACAGTTGTTCTTCGTATAACTAATCCATATGGTGAACGTCAACAAATAAAACATAGTAAATATTCTGTACCGGGGTGGTTCATGCGACTTGCAATGGAGGGGAAGACTATAAATATTTTTGGTGATGGTACCCAAAAACGCGACTACATACACATAAGTGATTTGGTGGAGGCGCTACTTCAGGCTGGCATAAACCAAACCACCAATGGTGAGTTGTATAACTGTGGAGTTGGGAAATCGGTTGAGCTTAAAGAAATGGTTGAGCTTATTGTGCGAATTGTGGGATCTGGGAATATAGAACATGTTTCTTGGCCAGAAAACTATAAAAATGAAGAAACAGGTAACTTTGAAAATGATATGTCTAAATTTTACAAAGATACCGGATGGAAGCCCAAAACAAGCCTTGAGGATGGACTAACCAAAATGTTTGAGTATTATAAAAAACATAAAGACAAATATATTTTAGGATAG
- the rfbC gene encoding dTDP-4-dehydrorhamnose 3,5-epimerase → MPFVFKKLEIPEVILIEPVVLKDDRGFFMETHKESIFKENGIPSFVQENQSFSTKGILRGLHYQESPMAQGKLVRCVKGEIFDVAVDIRDGSKTKYSWVGAILSEENHHELYIPEGFAHGFVVLGDSAEVIYKCTSEYSSEHERGILWNDPKVDIAWPISNPIVSERDEQYKLL, encoded by the coding sequence ATGCCTTTTGTGTTTAAAAAACTAGAGATTCCTGAGGTTATATTAATAGAACCAGTGGTTTTAAAAGACGACAGGGGTTTTTTTATGGAAACACACAAAGAAAGTATTTTTAAAGAAAACGGTATTCCATCTTTTGTACAAGAAAATCAGTCTTTTTCAACAAAAGGTATTCTTAGGGGGCTACATTACCAAGAAAGCCCAATGGCACAGGGTAAATTAGTACGTTGTGTTAAAGGAGAAATATTTGATGTTGCTGTTGACATAAGAGATGGCTCTAAAACAAAGTACTCTTGGGTGGGTGCTATTTTGTCTGAAGAAAATCATCACGAACTTTATATACCAGAAGGTTTTGCTCATGGGTTTGTCGTCTTGGGTGATAGTGCCGAAGTTATTTATAAATGTACTTCTGAATATTCTTCTGAGCACGAAAGAGGAATATTATGGAATGATCCAAAAGTAGATATAGCATGGCCAATTTCAAATCCAATTGTTTCTGAGAGAGATGAGCAATATAAATTATTATGA
- the asnB gene encoding asparagine synthase (glutamine-hydrolyzing), translating to MCGIITIVENSKNNTKSANIGEMLFSLSKRGPDEKGSINIENTTLGQTRLSVVDINGGHQPMRDNSKQLTIVFNGEIYDYKELTKTLKEKGHIFSTNSDTEVILKAYIEYGIDCPKYLDGMFAFAIWDDEKKELFIARDRFGKKPFYYTWINDMFLGSSEIKALFASGLVKGKVDPIAIDNYLQLSYIPPWKTVYSNIHTLQPAHACIVKNGKIKNWQYWQLKNNPSEISYEEAKKIIKDLLNNAVKKRTVADVEIGSLLSGGVDSTIITAYTQKYTKQQVKTFSVGYEGYINELPFAKQASEKIGTEHYTLQTKSELINELEKVVDYLDEPHADSSNLSQYLISGLASSKVKVVMSGDGADELFMGYGWYWKYWNTNKLIRLKNFFFSNQFKEYLKHTAIFSKKDRLNLLIDKSLLSDDIEKKCTNKNTWLNRTKQINIFDLTTYLPGQLLVKIDRMSMVHGLEVRSPFLDYKLAEFVYNLPTEFKMNKNGGKIILKDILLEIMPKEFVYRRKQGFGAPVKEWLQTESVKSFIKKTLSEDTQLYKFLKKEEVLNIFDTSYKKNDDKAQYKLWSIFCLALWFKHHQKYHE from the coding sequence ATGTGCGGAATAATAACTATTGTCGAAAATAGCAAAAACAACACAAAAAGCGCAAATATAGGCGAAATGCTTTTTTCTCTTTCAAAAAGGGGGCCAGACGAAAAAGGTTCTATAAATATAGAGAACACTACACTAGGACAAACACGCCTTTCTGTGGTGGATATCAATGGCGGGCATCAACCGATGCGTGACAACTCAAAACAACTCACAATCGTTTTTAATGGAGAAATTTATGATTACAAAGAGCTCACAAAAACCCTTAAAGAAAAAGGTCACATTTTTTCCACAAACTCTGACACTGAAGTGATTCTCAAGGCGTACATAGAATATGGGATTGATTGTCCAAAATATCTAGACGGAATGTTTGCCTTTGCAATCTGGGATGATGAAAAAAAAGAACTTTTTATTGCACGAGATAGATTTGGCAAAAAACCATTTTACTATACATGGATTAACGACATGTTCTTGGGCTCTTCAGAAATTAAGGCGCTTTTCGCTAGCGGGTTGGTTAAGGGAAAAGTTGACCCTATAGCAATTGATAACTACCTCCAACTTTCATACATACCACCATGGAAAACAGTGTACTCAAACATTCACACACTCCAACCAGCGCATGCGTGTATTGTAAAAAATGGGAAGATTAAAAACTGGCAATACTGGCAACTAAAAAATAATCCTAGTGAAATATCGTATGAAGAAGCAAAAAAAATAATAAAGGATCTACTTAATAATGCTGTAAAAAAACGCACAGTAGCTGATGTTGAGATAGGTAGCTTACTTTCTGGTGGTGTTGACTCAACCATCATAACTGCATATACGCAGAAATATACCAAACAACAAGTAAAAACATTCTCTGTTGGGTATGAAGGGTATATCAATGAACTTCCGTTCGCAAAGCAAGCATCAGAAAAAATAGGAACAGAGCACTACACACTACAAACAAAGAGTGAGTTAATTAATGAATTAGAGAAAGTTGTGGATTATTTAGATGAACCACATGCTGATTCTTCAAATCTTTCTCAGTATTTGATATCGGGCCTTGCGTCATCGAAAGTTAAGGTAGTGATGTCCGGTGATGGGGCCGATGAATTGTTTATGGGATACGGTTGGTACTGGAAATACTGGAATACTAATAAACTTATTCGTCTAAAGAATTTCTTTTTCTCAAATCAATTCAAGGAATACTTAAAACACACTGCTATTTTTTCTAAAAAAGACCGCCTAAATTTATTGATAGATAAATCACTACTAAGTGATGATATTGAAAAAAAATGTACTAATAAAAACACGTGGCTCAATAGGACAAAACAAATAAATATATTCGATTTGACTACTTATCTACCAGGGCAACTTCTTGTGAAAATAGATCGGATGAGCATGGTGCACGGACTTGAAGTCCGCTCCCCTTTTTTAGATTACAAGTTGGCGGAATTTGTCTACAATTTACCGACTGAATTCAAGATGAATAAAAATGGTGGCAAAATAATTTTAAAAGATATTCTTTTAGAAATTATGCCAAAAGAATTTGTATACAGGAGAAAACAAGGTTTCGGTGCGCCGGTTAAAGAGTGGCTTCAAACAGAAAGTGTTAAAAGTTTTATCAAAAAAACACTAAGTGAAGATACTCAGTTGTATAAATTTTTAAAAAAAGAAGAAGTATTAAATATATTTGACACTTCTTACAAAAAAAATGATGATAAAGCTCAATATAAACTTTGGTCAATATTTTGCTTAGCACTATGGTTTAAACATCACCAAAAATATCATGAGTAA
- a CDS encoding glycosyltransferase, which yields MSKVKAIYWAYRNKITNKFLGVVHMPALGKKKGDVLISYITEPFTNAPWEPLSNYHTMYWECYELARILSEKGYSSDIIDSKNTEFTPRKPYKICIDSEKNLERFLPYLPKDCKKVFFEFMSDWKAYNEAEESRLLALEKRRGVRMIPRRKLDPSKNGELADYIIGFGNKTIFKTFEKYNKPVIHIPISSVKEFDYPENKDFSESMKNFVWMGGGGAVLKGLDITLEAFSKMPEFNLHVLGPASAEKDFTEEYKKELYETPNINYYGRVDVTGEKFKGIIDKCSAVVYPSGAEGTSGTIVLAMHAGLIPIISPETGVDEASGYIPLENPTPESIIETITKFSKITEVEAKKISKKTWEYTRNHYTRKAHTDACKKFIEKELKI from the coding sequence ATGAGTAAGGTAAAAGCCATTTACTGGGCGTACAGAAATAAAATAACAAATAAATTTTTAGGAGTTGTTCATATGCCAGCTTTGGGAAAAAAGAAGGGAGATGTATTAATCTCGTACATTACCGAGCCATTCACCAACGCGCCTTGGGAACCTCTTTCGAACTACCACACGATGTACTGGGAGTGTTATGAACTAGCAAGAATTTTAAGCGAAAAAGGATATTCTTCTGACATAATAGATTCAAAGAACACCGAATTCACTCCCCGAAAACCGTATAAGATCTGTATAGATTCTGAAAAAAACCTGGAGAGATTTCTTCCCTATCTCCCAAAAGACTGTAAAAAAGTTTTTTTTGAATTCATGTCTGATTGGAAAGCTTACAATGAAGCTGAGGAATCAAGACTTTTGGCGCTAGAAAAAAGGCGTGGAGTTAGAATGATTCCAAGAAGAAAGTTGGATCCATCAAAAAATGGAGAACTTGCAGACTACATAATAGGGTTTGGAAATAAGACAATATTCAAAACATTTGAAAAGTATAATAAACCTGTAATACATATCCCGATATCTTCAGTAAAAGAATTTGATTATCCTGAAAATAAAGATTTTAGTGAATCAATGAAAAATTTTGTATGGATGGGTGGTGGCGGAGCGGTCCTAAAGGGGCTTGATATAACACTTGAGGCGTTCAGTAAAATGCCTGAATTTAACCTTCACGTACTTGGGCCAGCTTCCGCTGAAAAAGATTTTACAGAAGAGTACAAAAAAGAACTTTATGAAACTCCTAATATTAATTATTACGGGAGAGTTGATGTTACTGGAGAAAAATTCAAGGGTATCATTGATAAATGCTCGGCAGTCGTATATCCGTCAGGAGCGGAAGGAACATCTGGAACAATAGTCCTTGCGATGCATGCGGGATTAATTCCTATAATTTCCCCCGAAACTGGGGTTGATGAAGCTTCTGGATATATTCCACTAGAAAACCCAACACCAGAATCAATAATTGAAACAATAACTAAATTTTCAAAAATAACAGAAGTTGAAGCTAAAAAGATTTCAAAAAAAACCTGGGAATATACTAGAAATCATTACACAAGAAAAGCTCATACTGATGCATGTAAAAAATTCATAGAAAAAGAATTAAAAATATGA
- a CDS encoding glycosyltransferase family 2 protein — MNNPLISVIIPVYNCEKTISIALESIINQTYKNLEIIVVNDASTDNTKKIVEEISKKDTRIKVVDSESDPNRFDKKLNRNVNAGYSARNTGFKYAKGALITFQDADDASFLNRIEIQFNLLEKYNSTHLTLDWINFDEKYLNKKLLSEKFLNNLKILSPNDLYLMSQRSKGFVARISTSLNKITPFHLKRLRIIHRLFFGSYENYPGAGNSPLFKREVTEKVKFRNLKERTWPSFMGRGADKDFNFQVAETFKNSHVCFIPLYMWRVEKKTENYEGEIFTE; from the coding sequence ATGAATAATCCACTAATCAGTGTAATAATCCCAGTTTACAATTGTGAAAAAACAATTTCTATCGCTCTTGAGTCTATAATTAATCAAACTTATAAAAACTTAGAAATAATCGTAGTTAATGACGCAAGTACCGATAATACAAAAAAAATAGTTGAAGAAATATCCAAAAAGGATACTAGAATAAAAGTTGTAGATAGTGAAAGTGATCCAAATCGCTTTGATAAAAAACTAAATCGTAACGTAAATGCGGGATATTCAGCAAGAAATACTGGCTTTAAATACGCAAAGGGAGCGTTAATAACATTTCAAGATGCAGACGATGCATCGTTTTTAAACAGAATTGAAATTCAATTTAATTTATTAGAGAAATATAATTCTACCCACCTTACGCTTGATTGGATTAATTTTGATGAAAAGTATTTAAACAAAAAATTATTATCAGAAAAATTTCTAAATAATTTAAAAATTCTATCCCCTAATGATCTTTACCTCATGTCCCAAAGATCAAAAGGATTTGTGGCAAGAATTTCTACATCGTTAAATAAAATTACCCCATTCCACCTAAAAAGACTCCGAATAATACACAGATTATTTTTTGGGTCATACGAAAACTATCCTGGAGCTGGGAACTCCCCTCTTTTTAAGCGAGAAGTTACTGAAAAAGTAAAATTTAGAAACTTAAAAGAGCGGACTTGGCCGTCCTTTATGGGCCGTGGTGCTGATAAAGATTTTAATTTCCAAGTCGCTGAAACATTTAAAAATAGTCATGTCTGTTTTATTCCCCTTTATATGTGGAGGGTGGAGAAAAAAACTGAAAACTATGAGGGGGAGATATTTACAGAATAA
- a CDS encoding D-sedoheptulose 7-phosphate isomerase, which translates to MFIKDRIQTSIDTKKRLLDDARIISIAEDITKTITESYKAGNKTLWCGNGGSAADAQHLAAELSGRYYFDREPLSSEALHVNTSYLTAVANDYSYDVVYSRLIKALGKKGDVLVGLSTSGGSKNVILALEEAKNIGMITVGFTGEKPSKMDLLCDYIIKIPSSDTPRIQECHMLLGHSICEGVEQNLFGE; encoded by the coding sequence ATGTTTATCAAAGACAGAATTCAAACATCTATTGATACAAAGAAGAGACTATTAGATGATGCTAGGATTATTAGTATTGCGGAAGATATAACCAAAACTATAACAGAAAGCTATAAAGCTGGTAATAAAACCTTATGGTGTGGTAACGGAGGAAGTGCTGCTGATGCTCAGCACCTAGCCGCAGAACTTTCCGGACGGTATTATTTTGACAGAGAACCACTCTCTTCTGAGGCACTTCATGTTAATACTTCTTATCTTACCGCTGTTGCTAACGACTATTCCTACGATGTTGTCTATTCAAGGTTAATAAAAGCCCTTGGCAAAAAAGGGGATGTTTTAGTTGGACTCTCAACTTCTGGTGGTTCAAAAAATGTAATTTTAGCACTAGAGGAGGCCAAAAATATCGGGATGATAACAGTCGGTTTTACGGGGGAGAAGCCTTCAAAAATGGATTTATTATGTGATTACATAATAAAAATTCCTTCAAGCGACACTCCTCGTATACAAGAATGTCACATGTTGTTGGGGCACTCTATTTGTGAGGGGGTTGAGCAAAATCTTTTTGGTGAGTAA
- a CDS encoding glycosyltransferase family A protein: protein MEKNINLSYLVVTRNKLPYLKVTLEKLISQKKEDEDILVADGQSSDGTKEYLAELKSLGRIDFYLSEPDVSVAHAINKLILISKGSLLRFMADDDASHYQSINACKEFMMKHPEIDLVNTEGGVLGSNGKLKALTYVNTFKEYKKNHIPFSFCELGMILRRTSIPLIGLRDPVFKRADMEMSLRITSGMAKIAWYTGYSYVNIVTPQSASKTLAKEMASETDRLNKFYLGKNPDNFFVNKIKIIKNKVGMILFKKNNRMVELGSDWFSFLSSSEEWLEIKNKEITPEFIY, encoded by the coding sequence ATGGAAAAAAATATAAATCTATCCTATCTTGTAGTAACCAGAAATAAGCTTCCATACCTAAAGGTTACTTTAGAAAAATTAATTTCTCAAAAAAAAGAAGATGAGGACATTTTAGTAGCAGATGGGCAAAGTTCTGATGGTACAAAAGAATATCTTGCTGAACTAAAAAGTCTCGGGCGTATTGATTTTTATTTATCAGAACCAGACGTAAGTGTCGCTCACGCCATAAACAAGTTAATCCTAATATCAAAGGGTAGTCTTCTTCGGTTCATGGCAGATGATGATGCGTCACATTATCAATCAATAAACGCCTGTAAAGAGTTTATGATGAAACACCCTGAAATAGATCTAGTAAATACCGAGGGTGGAGTTCTTGGTTCCAATGGGAAACTTAAAGCTCTTACCTATGTAAATACTTTTAAAGAATACAAAAAAAATCACATACCATTTTCATTCTGTGAACTCGGCATGATCTTACGTCGCACCTCTATTCCACTAATAGGTCTACGAGACCCCGTATTCAAACGAGCAGATATGGAAATGTCTTTACGGATTACGTCCGGAATGGCAAAAATTGCTTGGTATACTGGGTACTCTTACGTAAACATAGTAACCCCACAAAGTGCAAGCAAAACCCTAGCAAAAGAGATGGCGTCTGAAACCGACAGATTAAACAAGTTCTATTTGGGAAAAAACCCAGACAATTTCTTTGTAAATAAAATTAAAATCATAAAAAATAAAGTAGGGATGATTTTATTTAAAAAAAATAATAGAATGGTAGAGCTTGGTTCAGACTGGTTTTCGTTTCTATCTTCGTCTGAAGAGTGGCTGGAGATAAAGAATAAAGAAATAACACCTGAATTTATTTATTAA